The following are from one region of the Deltaproteobacteria bacterium HGW-Deltaproteobacteria-6 genome:
- a CDS encoding CusA/CzcA family heavy metal efflux RND transporter: protein MLGKIIAYTLKQKGMVIFLSFLIIAAGLYSYFKLPIDAFPDVTNIQVDVVSHADGLSAIEIERNVTYPIEMAMRGLPGIEQMRSVTKFGLSIVTIVFKDNVDIYFARQLVFERLAEAREKVPKGVEVAMGPIGTAMGEIYQYTLEGIMPKDPVQKISYLTNLRTLQEWVITPQLKSVAGVNEINSYGGYFKQYQVIVSPEKLVNYGITVDDVYSAIGSNNQNVGGNILERNTDQYIVRGVGLIRNVSDIENIVLKLHKGTPTFVRDVARVKIGEAVRMGAAMKNGKDEAVGGIVMMLRGENSRDVVLRVAEKVREINENNMLPDGIRIVPYYDRSDIVNASIGTVNKALIEGAILVLIVLYFLLNSFRGSFVVLVTLPLSLLVTFIVMKLAGLSANLMSLGGLAISIGMIIDTTIIQVENVQRHLSDAGDRHPKALTVLQAVMEVRKPSIFGELIIALTFIPILSLGGIEGKMFGPLAVTVAIALFASLLLSIVIVPVLCFLFLKPQLHQESIIMRYARKAYLPLLEYAMNKKKVVLSLAGIFLVISLFLFTRLGTEFIPTMDEGSFDMDVATLPGVSLATAMELNQRAAQKLMQFDELDVVVSRTGQTGVALDTRGTDKTGYVGVFKPKSDWKRNISKEELTNEMRRSLDSIAGISFGFSQPIQCRIDELMAGTRAQLIVKLFGEDIDVLNNKSAEIARVLSTVKGGTDLVTEKISGQPYLTVSIDRAKTARYGLSISDVQNVIEIAVAGKSASKYYEENRSFDITVRLPEEKRNSPEAIKNILVTTKSGMNIPLEQLADVKTIEGPVQISRQDGIRRIGIEMNVSDRDIGSFVAEAKRKIKEKVKLPAGYYLTWGGQFENQQRAMNKLMIIGPVAIGLILLLLYVTFRSIRLSLLVISNLPFALIGGVFALFISGQYLSVPASVGFIVLFGVAVLNGLVLVSRIAQLRDEGLGLPEAIRKGSLDRLRPVLMTASIAIFSLVPMLLASGMGSEIQRPLATVVVGGLITSTLLTLLIIPSVYGWFEKRKVEEEM from the coding sequence ATGCTGGGAAAAATTATCGCCTATACGTTGAAGCAAAAAGGGATGGTTATCTTCCTTTCGTTTTTGATCATTGCGGCAGGCCTGTATTCCTATTTCAAATTGCCGATTGACGCGTTTCCGGATGTCACCAACATTCAGGTGGACGTTGTCAGCCACGCCGACGGACTATCGGCCATAGAGATTGAGAGAAATGTCACATACCCGATTGAGATGGCCATGCGTGGTTTGCCGGGCATTGAACAAATGCGGTCGGTCACAAAATTCGGGCTGTCCATTGTAACCATTGTCTTCAAGGATAATGTTGATATTTATTTTGCGCGGCAGCTGGTCTTCGAGCGATTGGCGGAGGCGAGAGAGAAGGTTCCTAAAGGCGTGGAGGTGGCCATGGGGCCCATCGGCACGGCCATGGGTGAAATCTATCAATACACCCTCGAAGGGATAATGCCGAAAGATCCAGTGCAAAAAATATCTTATCTGACCAATTTGAGAACACTTCAGGAGTGGGTGATTACCCCGCAGCTGAAAAGTGTCGCCGGCGTCAATGAAATTAATTCCTACGGTGGTTACTTCAAGCAGTATCAGGTTATTGTATCGCCGGAGAAACTGGTGAATTATGGAATAACGGTTGACGATGTTTATTCCGCCATCGGCAGCAATAATCAAAATGTGGGCGGCAATATTCTTGAACGAAACACGGATCAGTATATCGTTCGCGGCGTCGGATTGATCCGGAATGTCAGCGATATTGAAAATATTGTGCTGAAATTACATAAAGGAACACCGACTTTCGTCAGAGATGTCGCTCGGGTAAAAATCGGCGAAGCCGTTCGGATGGGTGCGGCGATGAAGAACGGTAAAGATGAAGCCGTCGGCGGCATCGTCATGATGCTCAGAGGCGAGAACAGCCGCGACGTGGTCCTCCGGGTGGCGGAGAAGGTAAGGGAAATAAATGAGAACAACATGCTCCCGGACGGCATCAGGATTGTCCCCTATTACGACAGAAGTGATATTGTGAATGCCAGCATCGGAACGGTTAACAAGGCACTCATCGAAGGCGCCATTCTTGTTCTGATTGTGCTGTATTTCCTGCTAAACAGTTTCCGGGGAAGTTTCGTCGTTCTGGTCACCTTGCCGTTATCGCTGCTCGTTACATTTATTGTAATGAAGCTTGCCGGCCTCAGCGCCAATTTGATGTCTCTGGGCGGGCTCGCTATTTCCATCGGCATGATCATTGATACGACGATCATCCAGGTCGAAAACGTCCAGCGTCATTTAAGTGATGCCGGGGACAGGCATCCCAAAGCATTGACGGTGCTCCAGGCGGTGATGGAAGTGAGAAAACCCAGTATTTTTGGAGAATTGATCATAGCGCTCACTTTCATTCCGATTCTTTCGTTGGGGGGAATTGAAGGAAAGATGTTCGGGCCGCTGGCTGTTACCGTTGCCATAGCGCTCTTTGCATCACTGCTGCTATCTATTGTCATTGTTCCGGTTCTCTGTTTCCTGTTTCTGAAACCGCAGTTGCATCAAGAAAGCATCATCATGAGGTATGCCAGGAAAGCTTATTTGCCGCTTCTGGAATATGCCATGAACAAGAAAAAAGTTGTCTTAAGCCTTGCCGGGATTTTCCTTGTGATTTCTTTGTTTCTGTTTACCCGACTGGGAACGGAATTTATTCCGACGATGGATGAAGGTTCATTTGACATGGATGTCGCCACGCTGCCCGGCGTTTCACTGGCCACAGCCATGGAACTCAATCAGCGCGCCGCTCAAAAGCTGATGCAGTTTGACGAACTGGATGTGGTGGTATCGCGAACGGGTCAAACCGGTGTGGCTCTGGATACACGGGGCACGGATAAAACCGGGTATGTTGGTGTATTCAAGCCTAAAAGCGACTGGAAACGAAACATTTCAAAAGAAGAATTGACCAATGAAATGCGAAGATCATTGGATTCCATAGCGGGGATCAGTTTTGGCTTCAGCCAGCCGATCCAGTGCCGGATTGATGAGCTGATGGCCGGAACGCGCGCGCAGCTGATCGTTAAACTGTTTGGCGAAGATATTGACGTGCTGAACAATAAATCGGCTGAAATTGCGCGTGTCCTTTCCACCGTCAAAGGAGGGACTGATCTGGTTACGGAAAAAATATCGGGTCAGCCCTATCTGACGGTCAGCATCGACCGGGCAAAAACGGCGCGGTACGGGCTCAGCATCAGCGATGTCCAGAATGTCATTGAAATAGCCGTTGCCGGAAAATCTGCCTCCAAATATTATGAGGAGAACCGCAGCTTTGATATAACGGTTCGTCTGCCGGAAGAAAAAAGAAATTCGCCCGAAGCAATCAAAAACATATTAGTGACCACCAAGTCGGGAATGAACATTCCACTCGAACAGCTGGCCGATGTAAAAACGATTGAAGGTCCGGTTCAGATCAGCCGCCAGGACGGGATCAGAAGAATCGGCATCGAGATGAATGTCAGCGACCGGGATATCGGCAGTTTTGTTGCAGAGGCAAAACGAAAGATAAAAGAAAAAGTCAAGTTGCCTGCCGGTTATTATCTGACCTGGGGCGGGCAATTTGAAAACCAGCAAAGAGCCATGAATAAACTGATGATCATCGGGCCTGTTGCCATTGGATTGATTCTGCTTCTCTTGTATGTCACGTTCAGATCGATCCGCTTGTCGCTTCTGGTTATTTCCAATCTGCCCTTTGCCCTGATCGGCGGCGTCTTTGCTCTCTTTATATCCGGACAATATTTGTCCGTCCCGGCGTCAGTGGGGTTTATCGTCTTGTTCGGCGTTGCCGTTTTAAACGGTCTTGTGCTGGTTTCGCGCATTGCGCAACTGCGCGATGAGGGGCTCGGTTTGCCGGAAGCCATCCGGAAGGGCAGTCTGGATCGGCTGCGGCCGGTGTTGATGACGGCATCGATAGCCATTTTCAGTCTGGTGCCGATGCTGCTGGCCTCCGGCATGGGGTCTGAAATTCAAAGACCGCTGGCCACCGTTGTTGTCGGGGGATTGATAACCTCAACGCTGCTTACATTACTAATTATTCCATCTGTTTATGGTTGGTTCGAAAAAAGAAAAGTTGAAGAAGAAATGTGA
- the aroF gene encoding 3-deoxy-7-phosphoheptulonate synthase, which produces MIIVMKSQATEKQIDDVIHWIESVGYKAHPSSGVERTIIGAVGDNRDKAVLKYAESLPGVEKTMPILKPYKLASRESHEGDTVINVGSIQIGGPEFIVMAGPCAIESEEQLLESAYIVKKGGGHILRGGAFKPRTSPYSFQGMEEDGLKVLDSVSKKTGLPTVTEVVNPADVDLVETYADMLQIGARNVQNFALLKKVGQARKPVLLKRGMMTTIEELLMSAEYILSSGNPNVILCERGIRTFETATRNTLDISAVPVLKSLTHLPVVIDPSHAAGNWKYVSPLSRAAVAVGADGIIVEVHPEPEKAVSDGAQSLKPEKFYQMMDDVRKLAKAMRS; this is translated from the coding sequence ATGATTATTGTTATGAAAAGTCAGGCAACGGAAAAACAGATTGACGACGTGATTCATTGGATTGAATCGGTCGGCTACAAGGCGCATCCGTCCAGCGGTGTGGAACGCACCATCATCGGAGCGGTTGGTGACAATCGCGACAAAGCCGTGCTGAAGTATGCGGAATCGCTGCCGGGTGTGGAAAAAACCATGCCGATCCTGAAGCCCTACAAACTGGCCAGCCGCGAATCGCATGAAGGCGACACCGTGATTAACGTGGGTTCCATCCAGATCGGCGGACCGGAATTCATCGTGATGGCCGGCCCCTGCGCCATTGAAAGCGAAGAGCAGTTGCTGGAGAGCGCCTATATTGTTAAAAAAGGCGGGGGACATATTTTAAGAGGCGGCGCCTTCAAACCGCGTACGTCACCCTACAGCTTCCAGGGCATGGAAGAGGACGGTCTGAAAGTCCTGGATTCCGTCAGCAAAAAAACCGGCCTGCCCACGGTTACCGAAGTGGTTAATCCGGCGGATGTGGATCTGGTGGAAACCTATGCTGACATGCTGCAAATCGGCGCGCGCAACGTCCAGAATTTTGCCCTGCTGAAAAAAGTCGGCCAGGCCCGCAAGCCGGTGCTGCTCAAACGCGGCATGATGACCACCATCGAAGAATTGCTCATGTCGGCGGAATACATTTTATCGTCCGGCAATCCGAATGTCATCCTGTGTGAACGCGGCATCCGCACCTTTGAAACGGCCACCCGCAATACACTGGATATCAGCGCCGTGCCGGTGCTCAAAAGCCTGACGCATCTGCCGGTGGTGATTGATCCCAGTCATGCGGCCGGCAACTGGAAGTATGTCAGTCCGCTTTCCCGTGCGGCGGTTGCCGTGGGAGCGGACGGCATTATTGTGGAAGTGCACCCCGAACCGGAGAAGGCGGTTTCCGACGGGGCGCAGTCGCTTAAACCGGAAAAATTCTATCAAATGATGGATGACGTGCGGAAGCTTGCCAAAGCGATGCGCAGCTGA
- the aroB gene encoding 3-dehydroquinate synthase produces the protein MRSLKVNLDKKIASSHEIRIGQNILDRMILLIAKNHKASRYVIVTDSNVNRLYGAAMLSAMVQAGMNASLMEIPAGESSKNIATVMDVTGRLLAAGADRGTLLIALGGGVVGDLTGFIASVYMRSVPYIQIPTTLIAQVDSAIGGKTAVDLPQGKNLLGTFYQPRAVFADLNFLSTLPDKEFNNGLAEIIKYGIIEDDKMFQLLEENMAAVKSKDPACLLKIIETCCRIKKSIVEIDEREQGLRRILNFGHTLGHALEAASDYALSHGEGVALGMIAAARLSAKMHYLPEDESARIERLIVQAGLPSKIPFSFAPDAVIARLKMDKKKKDDTIHFVLIKKIGMPFVSGSVSEQLINEVLEEMKT, from the coding sequence ATGAGATCATTGAAAGTTAATCTTGATAAAAAAATAGCGTCGTCTCATGAAATCCGGATTGGCCAGAATATTCTTGACCGGATGATTCTGTTGATTGCGAAAAACCACAAAGCCTCGCGCTACGTGATTGTCACCGACAGCAATGTCAACAGGCTCTATGGAGCAGCCATGCTTTCCGCCATGGTCCAGGCGGGAATGAATGCGTCCCTGATGGAAATTCCCGCGGGGGAGTCTTCCAAAAACATCGCAACGGTGATGGATGTCACCGGCAGGCTTCTGGCAGCAGGCGCGGACCGGGGGACGCTGCTGATCGCGCTGGGCGGCGGAGTGGTGGGCGACCTGACCGGCTTTATCGCGTCGGTTTACATGCGGTCGGTTCCTTATATTCAGATTCCGACCACGCTCATCGCTCAGGTCGACAGCGCAATCGGCGGGAAAACCGCCGTGGATCTGCCTCAGGGAAAAAACCTGCTGGGCACTTTTTACCAGCCGCGGGCGGTGTTTGCGGATTTAAATTTTCTTTCCACACTGCCGGATAAGGAATTTAATAACGGGCTGGCCGAAATTATTAAATATGGCATTATTGAAGATGATAAAATGTTCCAACTGCTCGAAGAAAACATGGCGGCGGTCAAAAGCAAAGATCCGGCCTGTCTTCTGAAAATTATAGAAACTTGTTGCCGGATTAAAAAATCGATTGTAGAGATAGATGAACGGGAACAGGGACTTCGCAGAATATTGAATTTCGGCCATACGCTGGGGCATGCTCTGGAGGCTGCTTCGGATTATGCCCTGTCGCATGGAGAAGGTGTGGCGCTGGGCATGATTGCCGCGGCGCGTCTTTCGGCGAAGATGCATTATCTCCCGGAAGATGAATCAGCGCGCATAGAGCGCCTTATCGTTCAGGCGGGGCTGCCGTCAAAGATTCCTTTTTCCTTTGCCCCGGACGCGGTGATTGCCCGGTTGAAAATGGATAAAAAGAAAAAGGATGACACGATCCATTTTGTCCTGATTAAAAAAATCGGCATGCCCTTTGTCAGCGGCAGTGTCAGCGAGCAGCTGATCAATGAGGTTCTGGAGGAAATGAAAACATGA